In one window of Rathayibacter caricis DSM 15933 DNA:
- the iolB gene encoding 5-deoxy-glucuronate isomerase — MTTQNDWVFPRGALARDGWESVVDDSRAGWQHTGLRVADLAAGTVLELPADGVERLVVPLSGSFTVRHQSSGPSETTLLEGRVSVFDGPSDVLYLSSLASATLEGEGRVAVAEAPTAEVHPSRHITRDEVPIELRGAGRSSRQVHNFGTPQALEAGRFIVCEVITPAENWSSYPPHKHDESIPGQESRLEEIYYFETAVAKGLDAPAQADPFGFLRTYSSPAGEIDVLAEVRTGDVALLPYGWHGPCVAAPGYDLYYLNVMAGPDPERVWNISDDPAHGWIRATWEGQDIDPRLPYDR, encoded by the coding sequence ATGACCACGCAGAACGACTGGGTGTTCCCCCGCGGCGCCCTCGCGCGCGACGGGTGGGAGTCCGTCGTCGACGACTCCCGCGCGGGCTGGCAGCACACGGGCCTGCGCGTCGCCGACCTCGCCGCGGGGACCGTGCTCGAGCTCCCCGCCGACGGCGTGGAGCGCCTCGTGGTCCCGCTGTCCGGATCGTTCACGGTCCGGCACCAGAGCTCGGGTCCGTCGGAGACCACCCTGCTGGAGGGTCGGGTCTCGGTCTTCGACGGTCCGAGCGACGTCCTCTACCTCTCGAGCCTCGCCTCCGCGACGCTCGAGGGGGAGGGGCGCGTCGCCGTCGCCGAGGCGCCCACCGCCGAGGTGCACCCCAGCCGCCACATCACCCGCGACGAGGTGCCGATCGAGCTGCGCGGCGCCGGCCGCTCGAGCCGGCAGGTGCACAACTTCGGCACGCCGCAGGCCCTCGAGGCCGGGCGCTTCATCGTCTGCGAGGTGATCACTCCGGCCGAGAACTGGTCGAGCTACCCGCCGCACAAGCACGACGAGTCGATCCCGGGCCAGGAGTCGCGCCTCGAGGAGATCTACTACTTCGAGACCGCCGTCGCGAAGGGCCTCGACGCCCCCGCGCAGGCCGACCCGTTCGGCTTCCTCCGCACCTACTCCTCGCCGGCCGGCGAGATCGACGTGCTCGCCGAGGTCCGCACCGGCGACGTCGCCCTGCTGCCGTACGGCTGGCACGGCCCGTGCGTCGCGGCGCCGGGCTACGACCTCTACTACCTCAACGTGATGGCGGGGCCGGATCCCGAGCGCGTCTGGAACATCTCGGACGACCCGGCCCACGGCTGGATCCGCGCGACGTGGGAGGGTCAGGACATCGATCCGCGCCTCCCCTACGACCGCTGA
- the iolD gene encoding 3D-(3,5/4)-trihydroxycyclohexane-1,2-dione acylhydrolase (decyclizing) yields the protein MSTTRRMTVGQALIEFLANQWTVDGDHRERTIAGTFGIFGHGNVAGIGQALQQLEAEQPGLMPYHQARNEQAMVHQAVGYARMRRRRATFASTASVGPGAANMLTGAALATTNRLPALLLPSDTFATRVADPVLQQIELPHDTSVQVTDAFRPLSRFFDRVDRPEKLFSIALAAMRVLTDPAETGAVTIALPEDVQAEALEVPEEFLAPREWHVRRPVPERGPLARAVEAIRSAKKPIIVAGGGVVYSGAEDALRALVEATGIPVGTSQAGGGSLLWDHPQYLGGIGATGTTAANRLAAEADVVIGVGTRYSDFTTASRTAFQNPDVTFVNINVASFDAYKHGSQLPVIADAREALEALLAALEGWSVPEEWSRRAAEEKSAWDAVVDRAFEPSGGELPGQAEIIHAVQSASDPRDVVVQAAGSLPGDLHKLWRVRDSLGYHVEYAFSCMGYEIAGGLGVRRAAPDRDAIVMVGDGSYLMLHTELVTAVAEGLKIIVVLLQNHGYASIGHLSETLGGERYGTRYRDGSGAVLPVDLAANARSYGVETIEIARGPEAVADLGRAITAAKASATTTLIHIESDPLQYAPSGEGWWDVPVAETSTLPGTQRAREEYVEHSAARRPLLG from the coding sequence ATGAGCACCACCAGGCGGATGACGGTCGGCCAGGCGCTGATCGAGTTCCTGGCGAACCAGTGGACGGTCGACGGCGACCACCGCGAGCGCACCATCGCCGGCACGTTCGGCATCTTCGGGCACGGCAACGTCGCCGGCATCGGGCAGGCGCTGCAGCAGCTCGAGGCCGAGCAGCCGGGACTGATGCCGTACCACCAGGCGCGCAACGAGCAGGCGATGGTGCACCAGGCGGTCGGCTACGCGCGCATGCGCCGGCGTCGCGCGACGTTCGCGAGCACCGCCTCCGTCGGTCCGGGCGCGGCGAACATGCTCACCGGAGCCGCGCTCGCCACCACGAACCGCCTGCCCGCGCTGCTGCTGCCGAGCGACACCTTCGCGACCCGCGTCGCGGATCCGGTGCTGCAGCAGATCGAGCTGCCGCACGACACGAGCGTGCAGGTCACCGACGCGTTCCGCCCGCTGTCGCGCTTCTTCGACCGTGTCGACCGCCCCGAGAAGCTCTTCTCGATCGCCCTCGCGGCGATGCGCGTGCTGACCGACCCCGCCGAGACCGGCGCCGTGACCATCGCCCTCCCCGAGGACGTCCAGGCCGAGGCGCTCGAGGTGCCCGAGGAGTTCCTGGCGCCCCGTGAGTGGCACGTCCGCCGCCCGGTCCCCGAGCGCGGACCGCTGGCGCGCGCCGTCGAGGCGATCCGCTCGGCGAAGAAGCCGATCATCGTGGCGGGCGGCGGAGTGGTCTACTCCGGCGCCGAGGACGCCCTCCGCGCGCTCGTCGAGGCCACCGGCATCCCGGTCGGCACCTCGCAGGCCGGCGGCGGCTCCCTGCTCTGGGACCACCCGCAGTACCTCGGCGGCATCGGAGCGACCGGCACCACCGCCGCGAACCGGCTCGCGGCCGAGGCCGACGTGGTCATCGGAGTCGGCACCCGCTACTCCGATTTCACGACGGCGAGCCGCACCGCGTTCCAGAACCCCGACGTGACCTTCGTCAACATCAACGTCGCCTCCTTCGACGCCTACAAGCACGGCTCGCAGCTGCCCGTCATCGCCGACGCCCGCGAGGCTCTGGAGGCGCTGCTCGCCGCGCTCGAGGGCTGGAGTGTTCCGGAGGAGTGGTCGCGGAGGGCCGCCGAGGAGAAGTCGGCGTGGGACGCCGTGGTCGACCGCGCGTTCGAGCCCTCCGGCGGCGAGCTGCCCGGTCAGGCCGAGATCATCCACGCCGTGCAGTCGGCCTCCGACCCGCGCGACGTCGTGGTGCAGGCGGCGGGCTCGCTCCCGGGCGACCTGCACAAGCTGTGGCGGGTGCGCGACAGCCTCGGGTACCACGTCGAGTACGCCTTCTCGTGCATGGGCTACGAGATCGCGGGCGGACTGGGCGTGCGCCGCGCGGCTCCCGACCGCGACGCGATCGTGATGGTCGGCGACGGCTCCTACCTGATGCTGCACACCGAGCTCGTGACGGCGGTGGCCGAGGGGCTGAAGATCATCGTGGTCCTGCTGCAGAACCACGGCTACGCGTCGATCGGGCACCTGTCCGAGACCCTCGGAGGCGAGCGCTACGGCACGCGCTACCGCGACGGGAGCGGCGCGGTGCTGCCCGTCGACCTGGCCGCGAACGCGCGCAGCTACGGTGTCGAGACGATCGAGATCGCCCGCGGACCCGAGGCGGTGGCCGACCTGGGCCGCGCGATCACGGCCGCGAAGGCGTCCGCGACGACCACGCTCATCCACATCGAGAGCGACCCTCTGCAGTACGCGCCGAGCGGCGAGGGCTGGTGGGACGTTCCCGTCGCCGAGACCTCGACCCTGCCCGGCACCCAGCGCGCCCGCGAGGAGTACGTCGAGCACTCCGCCGCCCGCCGCCCCCTCCTCGGCTGA
- a CDS encoding GntR family transcriptional regulator codes for MPQDEQMLPPDFFLGLDRSGPVPLYYQVSNLLEKAILDETLPAGARLENEVALSARLGLSRPTIRRAIQELVDKGLLVRRRGIGTQVVHGRVTRNVELTSLYEDLERTGQKPETTLLSSSVEGADEKTAEALGVAVGSPTLHLKRVRSADGVPLAILDNVLPEAFVDLDEESLARHGLYQLLRGRGVTMRVAKQRIGARSATASESRLLDLPKGAAVLTMGRTAFDSSGRAVEYGQHCYRPDLYSFEITLVER; via the coding sequence ATGCCTCAGGACGAGCAGATGCTGCCCCCCGACTTCTTCCTCGGGCTCGACCGCTCCGGTCCGGTGCCGCTCTACTACCAGGTGTCGAACCTGCTCGAGAAGGCGATCCTCGACGAGACGCTGCCGGCCGGCGCCCGCCTCGAGAACGAGGTCGCGCTCAGCGCCCGCCTCGGCCTCTCGCGCCCGACCATCCGCCGCGCGATCCAGGAGCTGGTCGACAAGGGCCTGCTCGTGCGCCGCCGTGGCATCGGCACCCAGGTCGTCCACGGCCGGGTCACCCGCAACGTCGAGCTGACCAGCCTCTACGAGGACCTCGAGCGCACGGGGCAGAAGCCCGAGACGACGCTCCTCTCCTCCTCCGTCGAGGGCGCCGACGAGAAGACCGCCGAGGCGCTCGGCGTCGCGGTCGGCAGCCCGACCCTGCACCTCAAGCGCGTGCGCTCCGCCGATGGGGTACCGCTCGCGATCCTCGACAACGTGCTGCCCGAGGCGTTCGTCGACCTCGATGAGGAGTCGCTCGCTCGCCACGGGCTGTACCAGCTGCTGCGCGGCCGCGGAGTCACGATGCGCGTCGCGAAGCAGCGGATCGGCGCGCGCTCGGCCACCGCCTCCGAGAGCCGCCTGCTCGACCTGCCCAAGGGCGCGGCCGTGCTGACCATGGGGCGCACGGCGTTCGACAGCTCGGGCCGCGCGGTCGAGTACGGCCAGCACTGCTACCGCCCGGACCTGTACTCGTTCGAGATCACGCTCGTCGAGCGCTGA
- a CDS encoding transaldolase family protein: MSTVLTTSDTSTPLARAAAASPTSLWNDSADLSELSRSIGFGAVGATCNPVIAYTTIRKNLDVWGPRLAELAAEHPTLGESALGWLAIEEMSVQAAELLLPAFRESGGRNGRLSVQTDPRLHRDADALVEQAVHFSHLAENIIVKIPATKVGIEAIEKATRRGVSINATVSFTVAQAVAVAEAIERGLDARAADGEPEREFGSVVTIMGGRLDDWLKASAAADRLLLDPGYLEWGGVAALKEAYRIFQERGYRSRILSAAFRNHLQWSELVGGDLVVSPPFEWQLLINENGIEAEPDRIDVPVPPQILETLLERLPEFRRAYLEDGMTIDEFDSFGATRRTLRQFLDADAQLDALVRDILLPVI; encoded by the coding sequence ATGAGCACCGTCCTGACCACCAGCGACACCAGCACGCCCCTCGCGCGGGCGGCGGCGGCGAGTCCGACGAGTCTCTGGAACGACTCGGCGGACCTCTCGGAACTCTCCCGGTCGATCGGGTTCGGCGCCGTCGGAGCGACCTGCAACCCGGTGATCGCCTACACGACCATCCGGAAGAACCTCGACGTCTGGGGCCCGCGCCTGGCCGAGCTGGCCGCCGAGCACCCCACCCTGGGCGAGAGCGCCCTGGGCTGGCTCGCGATCGAGGAGATGTCGGTCCAGGCCGCCGAGCTGCTCCTCCCCGCCTTCCGCGAGAGCGGCGGCCGCAACGGCCGGCTCTCGGTGCAGACCGACCCGCGCCTGCACCGCGACGCCGACGCCCTCGTCGAGCAGGCCGTGCACTTCTCGCACCTCGCCGAGAACATCATCGTGAAGATCCCCGCGACGAAGGTCGGCATCGAGGCCATCGAGAAGGCGACCCGCCGCGGAGTGAGCATCAACGCCACCGTCTCGTTCACCGTCGCGCAGGCGGTCGCCGTCGCCGAGGCGATCGAGCGGGGTCTCGACGCCCGCGCCGCCGACGGCGAGCCCGAGCGCGAGTTCGGCAGCGTCGTCACGATCATGGGCGGGCGCCTGGACGACTGGCTGAAGGCCTCGGCCGCCGCCGACCGCCTGCTGCTCGACCCCGGCTACCTGGAGTGGGGCGGCGTCGCCGCGCTGAAGGAGGCGTACCGGATCTTCCAGGAGCGCGGCTACCGCTCCCGCATCCTGTCGGCCGCGTTCCGCAACCACCTGCAGTGGTCGGAGCTCGTCGGCGGCGACCTCGTGGTCTCGCCGCCCTTCGAGTGGCAGCTGCTCATCAACGAGAACGGCATCGAGGCCGAACCCGACCGCATCGACGTCCCGGTCCCGCCGCAGATCCTCGAGACGCTGCTCGAGCGCCTCCCCGAGTTCCGCCGCGCCTACCTCGAGGACGGCATGACCATCGACGAGTTCGACTCCTTCGGAGCGACCCGTCGCACCCTCCGCCAGTTCCTGGACGCCGATGCGCAGCTCGACGCGCTCGTGCGGGACATCCTGCTCCCGGTGATCTGA
- a CDS encoding acyl-CoA thioesterase, producing MPDQEDEGVTFRSRRWVRPEDLNAHGSLFGGSLLRWIDEEAAIYAILQLGNPRAVTKYISEIDFVSSAVLGDLIEMGLRATSFGRTSLTMRAEVRNMITRRSILVIERLVFVSLGDDGRPAPHGYSAITYDRDRLPVGAA from the coding sequence GTGCCCGATCAGGAGGACGAGGGAGTCACCTTCCGCTCGCGCCGATGGGTGCGGCCCGAGGATCTCAACGCGCACGGCAGCCTGTTCGGCGGCAGCTTGCTGCGCTGGATCGACGAGGAGGCCGCGATCTACGCGATCCTCCAGCTCGGCAATCCGCGCGCGGTGACGAAGTACATCTCCGAGATCGACTTCGTCTCGTCCGCCGTGCTGGGCGACCTGATCGAGATGGGCCTGCGGGCGACGTCCTTCGGGCGCACCTCGCTGACGATGCGCGCGGAGGTGCGCAACATGATCACCCGGCGCAGCATCCTCGTGATCGAGCGCCTCGTGTTCGTGAGCCTCGGCGACGACGGGCGGCCCGCTCCGCACGGCTACAGCGCGATCACCTACGACCGCGACCGGCTGCCCGTGGGTGCCGCGTGA
- a CDS encoding ATP-binding protein has translation MTGWRIRDHHSDDVDGVLRLWEQVNASEARPVYNLAEVLASCAKDHAVVALVGDRVVGAAVGRAAHAQGWVVFLATAPEHRGRGIGSALLAALESRMAPAGISKLSALMPAAETRVGAFLRQGFEVGQNLHYFERRVPVQGEELRLLAELGGRVLPRGLWDAVGGMTAEKELLERRLVMPLARPGLAERYGVAPPRSVVLFGPPGTGKTTFAKAIASRLEWSFVEVFPSRLAADPAGLAGGLRQTFEAIAGLERAVVFLDEVEEIASHRQGEPPSPTQGVTNELLKLIPAFREQPDRLLICATNFIRAIDSAFLRHGRFDYVIPIGLPDAEARRAIWARYIPAAAVVDVEVLVERTEGFSPADIEYAARKASQTALESAVYSGADDSGPSTDDYAAAIASTRATVSPQVAAEFLEDIVTLGRV, from the coding sequence GTGACCGGCTGGCGGATCCGCGATCACCACTCCGACGACGTCGACGGCGTGCTGCGCCTCTGGGAGCAGGTGAACGCCTCCGAGGCCCGGCCCGTCTACAACCTCGCCGAGGTGCTGGCGTCGTGCGCGAAGGACCACGCCGTCGTCGCCCTGGTCGGCGACCGGGTCGTGGGTGCGGCGGTCGGCCGTGCTGCGCACGCCCAGGGCTGGGTCGTGTTCCTCGCGACCGCACCCGAGCACCGGGGCCGTGGGATCGGCTCCGCTCTGCTCGCAGCGCTCGAATCGCGCATGGCGCCCGCCGGCATCTCGAAGCTCTCGGCGCTGATGCCCGCGGCCGAGACCCGCGTGGGCGCGTTCCTCCGCCAGGGCTTCGAGGTGGGGCAGAACCTGCACTACTTCGAGCGGCGCGTGCCGGTGCAGGGGGAGGAGCTGCGGCTGCTCGCCGAGCTCGGCGGCCGCGTGCTGCCGCGCGGCCTCTGGGACGCGGTCGGCGGCATGACCGCCGAGAAGGAGCTGCTGGAGCGACGACTGGTGATGCCCCTGGCGCGTCCGGGTCTCGCCGAGCGCTACGGAGTCGCCCCGCCGCGCTCCGTGGTCCTGTTCGGCCCGCCCGGCACCGGCAAGACCACCTTCGCGAAGGCCATCGCCTCGCGCCTGGAGTGGTCGTTCGTCGAGGTGTTCCCCTCGCGTCTCGCCGCCGATCCGGCCGGTCTCGCGGGCGGCCTCCGCCAGACCTTCGAGGCGATCGCCGGACTCGAGCGCGCGGTCGTGTTCCTCGACGAGGTCGAGGAGATCGCCTCGCACCGGCAGGGCGAGCCGCCGTCGCCGACGCAGGGCGTGACGAACGAGCTGCTGAAGCTGATCCCCGCCTTCCGCGAGCAGCCCGACCGGCTGCTGATCTGCGCCACGAACTTCATCCGCGCGATCGACTCCGCGTTCCTGCGCCACGGCCGCTTCGACTACGTGATCCCGATCGGCCTGCCCGACGCCGAGGCCCGCCGCGCCATCTGGGCGCGCTACATCCCGGCCGCCGCGGTCGTCGACGTCGAGGTGCTCGTCGAGCGCACCGAGGGCTTCTCGCCGGCCGACATCGAGTACGCGGCGCGGAAGGCGTCGCAGACGGCCCTGGAATCGGCGGTCTACTCGGGCGCCGACGACTCCGGCCCGTCGACCGACGACTACGCCGCGGCGATCGCCTCGACCCGGGCGACGGTGTCGCCGCAGGTCGCGGCGGAGTTCCTGGAGGACATCGTCACTCTCGGGCGCGTCTGA
- a CDS encoding ATP-binding cassette domain-containing protein codes for MSTDTAGPSTGRPATPKTPVGTTIVEVRDIGKSYGAVNALAGVSTTVNAGQVTCVLGDNGAGKSTFIKMLAGAHTPTEGTLLLDGEPITFASPRAALSAGIATVYQDLAVVPLMPVWRNFFLGSELTTGVGPFRRLDVKSMKQITFDELARMGIDLRDVDQPIGTLSGGERQCVAIARAVHFGARVLILDEPTAALGVKQSGVVLKYIARSRDEGLGVVFITHNPHHAYPVGDRFLLLNRGTSLGNFEKSEISLAELTGLMAGGAELDSLAHELQREMPDSPVAREVAAEAGVATTPAGPPRA; via the coding sequence ATGAGCACCGACACCGCAGGACCCTCGACCGGGCGACCGGCCACCCCGAAGACCCCGGTGGGCACGACCATCGTCGAGGTCAGGGACATCGGCAAGAGCTACGGAGCCGTCAACGCGCTCGCGGGGGTCTCGACCACCGTGAACGCGGGGCAGGTCACCTGCGTGCTGGGCGACAACGGCGCGGGCAAGTCGACCTTCATCAAGATGCTGGCCGGCGCCCACACCCCCACCGAGGGCACGCTGCTGCTCGACGGCGAGCCGATCACGTTCGCCTCGCCCCGCGCGGCCCTCTCGGCCGGCATCGCCACGGTCTACCAGGACCTCGCGGTCGTGCCGCTCATGCCCGTCTGGCGGAACTTCTTCCTCGGCTCCGAGCTGACGACGGGCGTCGGTCCGTTCCGCCGCCTGGACGTCAAGTCGATGAAGCAGATCACCTTCGACGAGCTCGCCCGCATGGGCATCGACCTCCGCGACGTCGACCAGCCCATCGGCACCCTCTCGGGCGGCGAGCGCCAGTGCGTCGCGATCGCCCGCGCCGTCCACTTCGGCGCCCGCGTGCTGATCCTGGACGAGCCGACCGCCGCGCTCGGCGTCAAGCAGTCCGGCGTGGTGCTGAAGTACATCGCCCGCTCGCGCGACGAGGGCCTCGGAGTGGTGTTCATCACCCACAACCCGCACCACGCGTACCCGGTCGGCGACCGCTTCCTCCTCCTGAACCGCGGCACGAGCCTCGGCAACTTCGAGAAGAGCGAGATCTCGCTGGCGGAGCTCACCGGCCTGATGGCCGGCGGCGCCGAGCTGGACTCGCTGGCGCACGAGCTGCAGCGCGAGATGCCCGACTCCCCGGTGGCCCGCGAGGTCGCCGCCGAGGCCGGGGTGGCCACGACGCCCGCGGGTCCGCCCCGGGCCTGA
- a CDS encoding ABC transporter permease, whose protein sequence is MTTTDIVTIATRPRLERRPIRKILARPETGAFVAALAVLVFFSLYTPQFLSLAGAGVWLESASTFGIMAVAVAVLMIGGEFDLSAGVMTGFSALIVGILTTHYGLSIWVAVLVSLVVCLGVGALNGVLVMKTGLPSFIVTLGTFFALAGIDLAVTKLITGQVAIQGMTQVPAYDSIQPLFGASLQIGNGTFYISVLWWFVVTAVATWLLLRTRAGNWVFAVGGALNSSRQVGVPVFKTKIGLFMGTAGAAWLVGMISLFRTSTVQANTGVGQEFIYIICAVVGGCLMTGGYGSAIGAALGALIYGMVFQGITFAQWDTNWLRTVLGGMLLAAVLLNNFVRTRAGGGR, encoded by the coding sequence TTGACGACCACAGACATCGTGACGATCGCGACGAGGCCCCGCCTCGAGCGGCGTCCCATCCGCAAGATCCTCGCCAGGCCCGAGACCGGCGCCTTCGTCGCGGCCCTCGCCGTGCTGGTGTTCTTCTCCCTCTACACCCCGCAGTTCCTCAGCCTCGCCGGAGCCGGCGTCTGGCTCGAGTCGGCCTCCACCTTCGGCATCATGGCCGTCGCCGTCGCCGTGCTCATGATCGGCGGCGAGTTCGACCTCTCGGCCGGTGTCATGACCGGGTTCTCGGCGCTGATCGTCGGCATCCTGACCACCCACTACGGGCTGAGCATCTGGGTCGCCGTCCTCGTCTCGCTCGTCGTCTGCCTCGGCGTCGGCGCGCTCAACGGCGTCCTCGTGATGAAGACCGGGCTCCCCAGCTTCATCGTGACCCTCGGCACCTTCTTCGCCCTCGCGGGCATCGACCTCGCGGTCACCAAGCTCATCACCGGGCAGGTGGCGATCCAGGGCATGACCCAGGTCCCCGCGTACGACTCGATCCAGCCGCTCTTCGGCGCCTCCCTCCAGATCGGCAACGGCACGTTCTACATCTCGGTGCTCTGGTGGTTCGTCGTGACCGCGGTGGCCACCTGGCTCCTGCTGCGCACCCGCGCCGGCAACTGGGTCTTCGCCGTCGGCGGCGCCCTCAACTCCTCGCGCCAGGTCGGCGTGCCCGTGTTCAAGACCAAGATCGGCCTGTTCATGGGAACGGCCGGAGCCGCGTGGCTGGTCGGCATGATCTCGCTCTTCCGCACCTCGACGGTGCAGGCGAACACCGGCGTCGGCCAGGAGTTCATCTACATCATCTGCGCGGTCGTCGGCGGCTGCCTCATGACCGGCGGCTACGGCTCCGCGATCGGCGCCGCCCTCGGCGCGCTGATCTACGGCATGGTCTTCCAGGGCATCACCTTCGCCCAGTGGGACACCAACTGGCTCCGGACGGTCCTCGGCGGCATGCTGCTCGCCGCGGTCCTCCTGAACAACTTCGTCCGCACACGAGCAGGAGGCGGGCGATGA
- a CDS encoding sugar ABC transporter substrate-binding protein encodes MKKRFLAGLGLAAATGVLLAGCTGTGQETAATTTEGGDLTYAVVTHSGPGDAFWDRVKSGAEAAGADYSATVTYNSDPDPAKQSQLIDNAVAQDVDGIVVSMANPDGVRDSVEKAVAAGIPVVTINSGIERSAEFGALTHIGQSETVAGEAVGTRLADAGLTNALCVIQEAGNVGLEERCKAAASTFGGTMTNLQVDGTNDAEVKATIKSKLQADPSIDGVLTLGGQYAIDAVGAVEESGSTAQIGTFDLSEDVVSAVEAGSVLFAVDQQPYVQGFLGVTALELYATNGNIIGGGQPVYSGPAFVTEDNAAEVAEFAANGTR; translated from the coding sequence ATGAAGAAGCGATTCCTCGCCGGCCTCGGCCTGGCGGCGGCCACCGGAGTGCTCCTCGCCGGCTGCACCGGTACGGGCCAGGAGACCGCGGCCACCACGACGGAGGGCGGCGACCTCACCTACGCCGTCGTCACCCACTCCGGACCCGGCGACGCCTTCTGGGACCGCGTGAAGTCCGGCGCCGAGGCGGCCGGAGCCGACTACTCCGCCACCGTCACCTACAACTCCGACCCCGACCCCGCGAAGCAGTCGCAGCTCATCGACAACGCGGTCGCGCAGGACGTCGACGGGATCGTGGTCTCGATGGCCAACCCCGACGGTGTCCGCGACAGCGTCGAGAAGGCCGTCGCGGCGGGCATCCCCGTCGTCACGATCAACTCCGGCATCGAGCGCTCGGCCGAGTTCGGCGCCCTCACCCACATCGGCCAGAGCGAGACCGTGGCCGGAGAGGCCGTGGGCACGCGACTCGCCGACGCCGGCCTCACCAACGCGCTCTGCGTCATCCAGGAGGCGGGCAACGTCGGCCTCGAGGAGCGCTGCAAGGCCGCCGCGAGCACCTTCGGCGGCACGATGACGAACCTGCAGGTCGACGGCACGAACGACGCCGAGGTCAAGGCGACGATCAAGTCGAAGCTGCAGGCCGACCCGTCCATCGACGGAGTGCTGACCCTCGGCGGCCAGTACGCCATCGACGCGGTCGGTGCCGTCGAGGAGTCGGGCAGCACCGCGCAGATCGGCACCTTCGACCTCTCGGAGGACGTCGTCTCGGCGGTCGAGGCCGGCAGCGTCCTCTTCGCAGTCGACCAGCAGCCCTACGTCCAGGGCTTCCTGGGTGTGACCGCGCTCGAGCTCTACGCGACCAACGGCAACATCATCGGCGGTGGCCAGCCCGTCTACTCCGGACCGGCCTTCGTCACCGAGGACAACGCGGCCGAGGTCGCGGAGTTCGCCGCCAACGGCACCCGCTAG
- a CDS encoding Gfo/Idh/MocA family protein yields the protein MSSSPRIGVGLVSLGWMGRLHSRAYRAVRDHYPELSATVELVSAADTDAGVRRSAEEVLGYRRTTSDYREVLADPEVDVVSICAPNFLHREVALAAAAAGKPFWIEKPMGRSAAESSDIARAASAAGVVTSVGFNYRHAPAVARARELVRAGAIGTVTNVRVSLLADYSADPLGALTWRFVRERAGSGVLGDLLSHGADLAQFVAGRIDSVTGLTETFIRERPLPGSGAAGHFSKGEEGGATGPVENEDYAALLGRFESGAVVVLESSRVAIGPRAEYALEVYGTKGSLRWDFQRLNELQFADDTSGYRTIMAQPGFGDFARFQPGAGTSMGFDDLKTIEAQLFLRSVLEGRQLAPSAADAWSAAEIVEAAVRSDRARAWEQVGRVEGDTTYDL from the coding sequence GTGTCCTCATCGCCCCGCATCGGAGTAGGCCTGGTCTCGTTGGGATGGATGGGGCGCCTGCATTCGCGGGCGTACCGCGCCGTCCGAGACCACTATCCCGAACTGTCCGCCACCGTGGAGCTGGTCTCGGCCGCCGACACCGACGCGGGAGTCCGCCGCAGCGCCGAGGAGGTCCTCGGCTACCGCCGCACCACCTCGGACTACCGCGAGGTACTGGCCGATCCCGAGGTCGACGTGGTGTCGATCTGCGCCCCCAACTTCCTGCACCGCGAGGTGGCGCTCGCCGCCGCCGCCGCGGGCAAGCCGTTCTGGATCGAGAAGCCGATGGGACGCTCCGCCGCGGAGTCGTCCGACATCGCGCGCGCCGCCTCTGCGGCCGGCGTCGTCACCTCGGTGGGCTTCAACTACCGCCACGCGCCCGCCGTCGCACGTGCCCGCGAGCTCGTGCGCGCGGGCGCGATCGGGACCGTGACCAACGTCCGGGTGAGCCTGCTCGCCGACTACTCCGCCGATCCGCTCGGCGCTCTGACCTGGCGGTTCGTCCGCGAGCGGGCGGGGTCCGGCGTGCTGGGCGATCTGCTGTCGCACGGAGCCGACCTCGCCCAGTTCGTCGCGGGGCGCATCGACTCCGTCACGGGGCTGACCGAGACGTTCATCCGGGAGCGGCCGCTGCCCGGCTCCGGCGCGGCCGGGCACTTCAGCAAGGGCGAGGAGGGCGGGGCGACCGGTCCCGTCGAGAACGAGGACTACGCCGCGCTGCTCGGCCGCTTCGAGTCGGGCGCCGTGGTGGTGCTCGAGTCGAGCCGCGTCGCGATCGGGCCGCGGGCCGAGTACGCGCTCGAGGTCTACGGCACGAAGGGCTCGCTGCGCTGGGACTTCCAGCGCCTGAACGAGCTGCAGTTCGCCGACGACACGAGCGGCTACCGCACGATCATGGCGCAGCCGGGATTCGGCGACTTCGCCCGCTTCCAGCCGGGAGCCGGGACGAGCATGGGCTTCGACGACCTCAAGACGATCGAGGCGCAACTCTTCCTGCGCTCGGTGTTGGAGGGGCGCCAGCTCGCGCCGTCGGCCGCCGACGCCTGGTCGGCCGCCGAGATCGTCGAGGCGGCGGTGCGGAGCGACCGCGCCCGGGCGTGGGAGCAGGTCGGGCGCGTGGAGGGCGACACGACGTACGACCTCTGA